The Sphaerospermopsis torques-reginae ITEP-024 genome has a window encoding:
- the ureA gene encoding urease subunit gamma: MQLTPQEKDKLLIFTAALVAERRKNRGLKLNYPEAVAFISAAILEGSRDGQTVAELMSYGTTLLTRDDVMEGVPEMIHEVQVEATFPDGTKLVTVHNPIR; encoded by the coding sequence ATGCAACTAACACCGCAAGAAAAAGATAAATTATTAATATTTACTGCTGCTTTGGTAGCTGAAAGAAGAAAAAATAGAGGATTGAAATTAAATTATCCTGAAGCGGTAGCTTTTATTTCCGCTGCGATTTTAGAAGGTTCAAGGGATGGACAAACTGTAGCAGAATTAATGAGTTATGGAACAACTTTATTAACACGAGATGATGTGATGGAAGGTGTACCAGAAATGATTCATGAAGTACAGGTAGAAGCAACATTTCCTGATGGTACAAAATTGGTGACAGTGCATAATCCTATTAGATAG
- a CDS encoding urease accessory protein UreD, with product MAPNTQIDTPINKSWHGKLHLVYAKRQDSTQLIYDYNQAPLKIQRPFYPEGEKICHSVILHTAGGVVGGDRLSSQIHLQADSQVLITTAAASKIYRSNGLQAQQTVNIQVDAGACLEYLPQETILFNGAVYRQDLRVELATGSSFLGWEITRFGRSARGEKFVQGEMRSHIEIWQNNQPLWIDRQYLPGREEIFHSPHGLAGKPVIGSFVCVGIPISQEIIQQARSLISHNSINNSDAGVTRLEHGFLCRYRGNSTSEARNWFTNIWQNLRISLLNRGNCIPRVWQI from the coding sequence ATGGCCCCTAACACCCAAATAGATACCCCAATAAATAAAAGTTGGCATGGTAAACTTCATTTAGTCTATGCTAAACGCCAAGATTCTACACAATTAATTTACGACTACAACCAAGCACCTTTAAAAATTCAACGTCCTTTTTATCCAGAGGGTGAAAAAATATGTCATAGTGTGATTTTACACACTGCTGGGGGTGTGGTGGGAGGCGATCGCCTATCTTCTCAAATTCATTTACAAGCAGATTCCCAAGTTTTAATTACTACCGCTGCTGCTAGTAAAATCTATCGTAGCAACGGGTTACAAGCACAGCAAACAGTGAATATTCAAGTTGATGCTGGTGCTTGTTTAGAATATTTACCCCAAGAAACAATTTTATTTAACGGCGCTGTTTATCGGCAGGATTTAAGGGTAGAATTAGCTACAGGAAGTAGTTTTTTAGGGTGGGAAATTACGAGATTTGGTAGAAGTGCGAGAGGAGAAAAATTTGTACAGGGAGAGATGCGATCGCACATAGAAATATGGCAAAATAATCAACCATTGTGGATTGATAGACAATATTTACCCGGTAGGGAAGAAATATTTCACAGTCCCCACGGTTTAGCAGGAAAACCCGTTATTGGTAGTTTTGTGTGCGTTGGTATTCCCATATCTCAGGAAATTATTCAACAAGCACGTTCTTTAATTAGTCACAACTCTATCAATAACTCTGATGCTGGGGTAACTCGTTTAGAACATGGATTTTTGTGTCGATATCGTGGTAATTCTACATCTGAAGCAAGAAATTGGTTTACAAATATTTGGCAAAATTTACGAATATCGTTGTTAAATCGTGGTAATTGTATTCCTAGAGTTTGGCAGATTTGA
- a CDS encoding photosystem II assembly protein — translation MSNILLNWWRSQQFKSALQRGDIGKAISILKTIQKSGARLSWTEKLFRDKLLLERNNLDYKKEIASLSKKFQQASQQAENLQLIPDSEFIHYIYQSFKLIEHDEYKIQSTGIYQPIFDDLENQLVEYLQTEFSKIPEQQLSIRLEDALEDINSLKIGQDPDYRFILTPHVYFMKYFLENVYCLYLAWFLIYQHGLLPTKFNILDIAAGPGTSAYGLALLFQSFSNFFEIPQMHVSYYSLEKQDAFQYRGLQFWRKYIESRITPVNTFFRFVTSDIFDLDVKSSNIPPDFFDFIVISHCFFADHSKRSAANSIYKQIFANCLKNQGYVLLIVQNKKLFKAYNSVQYENQEQEKIIVNKFIAELDLELVWYKYLTSTALRKPLTGSEFAKFARENLAKQLSMTPLLQKYLGQKYHTSYTLDDYVILAKKSC, via the coding sequence ATGAGTAATATTTTACTAAATTGGTGGCGCAGTCAGCAGTTTAAATCAGCTTTACAGCGGGGTGATATCGGAAAAGCAATTTCCATATTAAAAACTATTCAAAAATCTGGTGCAAGATTATCATGGACTGAAAAACTATTCAGAGATAAACTGCTACTTGAACGTAATAACCTTGATTATAAAAAGGAAATAGCTAGTTTAAGTAAGAAATTTCAACAAGCATCACAACAAGCAGAAAATCTACAATTAATACCAGATTCAGAATTTATTCACTACATATACCAATCGTTTAAACTGATTGAACATGATGAATATAAAATCCAATCTACAGGAATATATCAACCAATATTTGATGATTTAGAAAATCAACTTGTGGAATATTTACAAACAGAATTTAGTAAAATTCCTGAGCAACAACTATCTATAAGATTAGAAGATGCGTTGGAGGATATTAATAGCTTAAAAATTGGACAAGACCCAGACTACCGTTTTATTCTGACTCCTCATGTCTATTTTATGAAATATTTTTTAGAAAATGTTTACTGTCTATATTTAGCCTGGTTTTTAATTTATCAACATGGTTTACTTCCTACAAAATTTAATATTTTGGATATTGCAGCAGGTCCGGGAACAAGTGCTTATGGTTTAGCTTTGTTATTTCAAAGTTTTAGTAACTTTTTTGAGATACCACAAATGCACGTATCTTACTATTCTTTAGAAAAACAAGATGCTTTCCAATATCGTGGACTTCAGTTTTGGCGTAAATATATTGAGTCACGAATAACCCCTGTCAATACTTTCTTTCGCTTTGTGACTTCTGATATATTTGATTTGGATGTAAAATCTAGTAATATACCTCCAGATTTTTTTGATTTTATTGTTATATCTCATTGTTTTTTTGCTGATCATTCAAAAAGAAGTGCTGCTAACAGTATCTATAAACAAATATTTGCTAATTGTTTGAAAAATCAAGGATATGTTTTGTTAATTGTTCAAAACAAGAAGTTGTTTAAAGCTTACAATTCTGTGCAATATGAAAATCAAGAACAAGAAAAAATTATCGTCAATAAATTTATAGCGGAACTTGATCTAGAATTAGTTTGGTATAAATATCTAACTTCTACTGCTTTAAGAAAACCTTTAACTGGTTCTGAATTTGCTAAATTTGCTCGAGAGAACCTAGCCAAGCAGTTATCTATGACTCCCCTGCTACAAAAATATTTGGGACAGAAGTATCACACTAGCTATACATTAGACGATTATGTGATCTTGGCAAAAAAATCATGCTAA
- a CDS encoding SPL family radical SAM protein, with amino-acid sequence MAKLQDKIYQETRPNRFVNEQFGDTNVYSQNAKSLLTKATGFIAAYDFTLNPYRGCQYGCSYCYAAAFSPNTQMRQDWGKWVIYKENAADILEKELEKWSIKNPYQPPRIYMSSVTDPYQPLESKHQLTRSLLEVMLDYRPTLVIQTRSPIITRDIDYLQRFQRLRINMSIPTGSEAVRKDFEPRSPSIKARFNAINKIKQSIDESKGFIPKISITVTPLLPTLAKDEDEFIEKLAIADRVVIQDFHKSDSRSLVASTRQEAEEFKHKYSWWYNKGKYNYMRFQEKLFSQLSGVEIKEGKDGFGYE; translated from the coding sequence ATGGCAAAACTACAGGATAAAATTTATCAGGAAACAAGACCAAACAGATTTGTAAATGAACAGTTTGGTGATACCAATGTTTATTCTCAAAATGCTAAATCACTACTAACAAAAGCAACTGGTTTTATTGCTGCTTATGATTTTACTCTCAATCCTTATCGTGGCTGTCAATATGGATGTAGTTATTGTTATGCTGCGGCATTTAGTCCAAATACTCAAATGCGACAAGATTGGGGTAAATGGGTAATTTATAAAGAAAATGCGGCTGATATTTTGGAAAAAGAATTAGAAAAATGGTCTATAAAAAATCCGTACCAACCTCCCAGAATTTATATGAGTAGTGTGACAGATCCTTATCAACCTTTGGAATCTAAACATCAATTAACTCGTAGTTTATTAGAGGTGATGCTTGACTATCGTCCAACTTTGGTAATTCAAACCCGTAGTCCCATTATCACTAGAGATATTGATTATTTACAAAGATTTCAAAGATTGCGAATTAATATGAGTATTCCCACTGGTAGCGAAGCAGTGCGAAAGGATTTTGAACCACGTTCACCTAGTATCAAAGCTAGATTTAATGCTATCAACAAAATCAAACAAAGTATTGATGAAAGTAAGGGTTTTATACCGAAAATTTCTATTACTGTTACACCATTGCTACCAACTTTAGCAAAGGATGAAGATGAATTTATTGAAAAATTAGCAATTGCTGATAGGGTGGTAATTCAAGATTTCCATAAAAGTGATAGTCGCTCTCTTGTAGCATCAACTCGTCAAGAAGCTGAGGAATTTAAGCATAAATATAGTTGGTGGTATAATAAGGGAAAATACAACTATATGAGATTTCAAGAAAAATTATTTTCTCAACTTTCAGGAGTAGAAATAAAAGAAGGAAAAGATGGTTTTGGTTATGAGTAA
- a CDS encoding ParA family protein produces MTAKVISVCNLKGGVGKTTIVMALAEYLAGDTMCGKRILAIDLDPQSNLTSAMMSEEDWEWQYNQKGLTLPFLLKNADYFLEKGNSEKFIVKENVSNLRNKNSFNCLHLIPSSPRLFEVQEYLPANAVAILHNIINPLIEKYDYILIDCPPSINNVIKSAFFASDFCLIPCVPSRMSIHGLELLLEQITQFKKDYDHKISPIGTLISRYNCTVSQTHNLNFIIVNPFFPPTFATRIPERSKIAEGLDFNHQLTYKQKYGDAHKVMIELAKEFMNRVDNSVMYTPLMASLL; encoded by the coding sequence ATGACAGCTAAAGTAATCAGTGTTTGCAACCTCAAAGGTGGAGTTGGCAAAACTACCATCGTCATGGCCTTAGCAGAATATTTAGCCGGCGATACAATGTGTGGTAAACGGATACTCGCTATTGACTTAGATCCCCAGAGTAACCTAACCAGCGCCATGATGTCAGAAGAAGATTGGGAATGGCAATATAATCAAAAAGGATTGACTTTACCCTTTCTTTTAAAAAACGCCGATTACTTTTTAGAAAAGGGTAATAGTGAAAAATTCATAGTTAAAGAAAACGTTTCCAATCTCAGAAATAAAAACTCTTTTAATTGTCTACATCTAATTCCTAGTAGTCCCCGATTATTTGAAGTTCAGGAATATTTACCAGCCAATGCAGTGGCAATTTTACATAACATTATCAATCCTTTAATAGAAAAATACGATTACATTTTAATAGATTGTCCGCCTAGTATTAATAATGTAATTAAAAGTGCATTTTTTGCTAGTGATTTTTGTTTAATTCCTTGTGTACCTAGCCGGATGTCAATTCATGGTTTAGAACTTTTATTAGAACAAATTACCCAATTTAAAAAAGATTATGACCATAAAATTAGTCCCATTGGTACTTTAATTTCCCGTTATAACTGCACTGTTTCTCAAACCCACAACTTGAATTTTATTATTGTGAATCCTTTCTTTCCACCAACTTTTGCCACAAGAATACCAGAAAGATCAAAAATAGCTGAAGGTTTGGATTTTAATCATCAATTAACCTATAAACAAAAATATGGTGATGCCCATAAAGTCATGATAGAATTAGCTAAAGAATTTATGAACAGAGTTGATAATAGTGTGATGTATACACCACTCATGGCTAGTTTATTGTAG
- a CDS encoding type II toxin-antitoxin system VapC family toxin, translated as MGYLLDTNIVSASLKQNLQVALKITEMRRRGELIAISGITYYEVQRGLLRSNATKKLALFAQFCQDYPVLFLDDLRIFQKASEIHADLTNKGKIIQDADILIGATAIVHNLILVSHDSDLTRVKDLQLENWLIS; from the coding sequence ATGGGTTATTTATTAGATACAAATATTGTTTCTGCATCGCTCAAGCAAAATTTACAAGTCGCATTAAAAATTACAGAAATGCGTCGTCGAGGTGAATTGATTGCTATTAGTGGTATAACTTATTATGAAGTACAAAGAGGACTTTTAAGAAGCAATGCCACTAAAAAATTAGCTTTGTTTGCACAATTTTGTCAAGATTATCCTGTGTTATTTTTAGATGATTTGAGGATTTTTCAAAAAGCTTCAGAAATTCATGCTGATTTAACAAATAAAGGTAAAATTATTCAGGATGCAGATATTTTGATAGGTGCTACTGCTATTGTTCATAATTTAATTTTAGTTTCTCATGATTCTGATTTAACTAGAGTTAAAGATTTACAGTTAGAAAATTGGTTAATTTCTTAG
- a CDS encoding ParA family protein yields the protein MQENWQFLLKQEIVNQYVHNSQEWVDINISTSGLLNLTIVSNAFLSLSIPQRKEQIFNLLKSQVPHLSPGFLSLYTPQEADSLNISPPEISDITLIQTWQDLAIQAANPQNQLNFPQRQPSLPRTVTFYSFKGGVGRTTALTHVAWILALRGRKVVAVDLDLEAPGLSTAFNLNPQPKYGIVDYFYERSYLPEGVDPSILITHIFGEVRIPNATGRLFVVPAGCLSLDYISKVDDLHATTVIDGNENLWSVFKREIYEQLKPDVILIDSRTGINQWGALSLIQAADKAIIFLFPNEQNKQGIKLLLNSLNTLENLSINFVFSAVPDVTKLDKVNEIYQSFVNEIKIAIDEESEIEDNEQTEILELLVIPYLQPIALADNYPVRALLDYYNKIVNLIDEETDEIERTNILTNSETRWKIIESLHFPEVNAADQRQDLSLLFQRTNDFDKFLDNATCLIRGRKGTGKTALYWLFLKHENFAKKLARGRLDNTIFISAHGRFKESRPSRDDFQIIHQRLQENSGTWEAFWRAYLLLRCYQENLFTFPKGKKGEKFTPIKSLFNNLHPELWQAENTNALLELSTSELRLIVKDAINIILHEEYKNKSQKIWFLYDDLDEDFSEAGEVRQSALSGLFQLVQSCDANRLTEIRFKIFLREDIWNRLIFDNKSHFTGRDLILQWNRVDFLRLALRQVIQSPDFKNLVDRFSPIAVESIDQASEEIIDKALELLWGSRRRKGDKAKYVSRWVHARLTDSSGTTFPRSLSILLAGAKEQELSYQGKSSIQTPTDRLLRSKSLEIGLQKASKQRCDEIKEEYPHLTRFFDSLKQQSAFLAKEELSTLWEKSAQNIAEFEEFASFLNEIGVIAWREREKRYKVADIYVYGFEMIKKGAV from the coding sequence ATGCAGGAAAATTGGCAGTTTTTACTCAAGCAGGAAATCGTAAATCAATATGTACATAACTCCCAGGAATGGGTTGATATCAATATTTCTACATCAGGCTTATTAAATTTAACTATTGTCAGTAATGCTTTTTTGAGTTTATCTATTCCCCAGCGTAAAGAACAAATTTTTAATTTACTTAAATCACAAGTTCCTCATTTATCTCCTGGTTTTCTATCTCTATATACACCTCAAGAAGCAGATTCACTTAATATTTCACCGCCAGAAATTTCTGATATAACTTTAATCCAAACCTGGCAAGATTTAGCCATTCAAGCAGCAAACCCACAAAATCAATTAAATTTTCCTCAACGTCAACCTAGTTTACCTAGAACAGTTACATTTTATTCTTTTAAAGGTGGAGTAGGACGCACTACAGCATTAACTCATGTGGCTTGGATTTTAGCATTAAGAGGACGTAAAGTTGTAGCTGTAGATTTAGATTTAGAAGCACCAGGATTAAGTACAGCATTTAATCTCAACCCACAGCCAAAATATGGAATTGTTGACTATTTTTATGAGCGTTCCTATTTACCAGAAGGCGTAGATCCAAGTATTTTAATTACTCACATATTTGGTGAAGTGAGAATACCAAATGCTACGGGAAGATTATTTGTTGTTCCTGCTGGTTGTTTGAGTCTTGACTATATTTCTAAAGTTGATGATCTTCATGCTACCACTGTTATTGATGGTAATGAAAATTTATGGTCTGTTTTCAAACGAGAGATTTATGAACAGTTAAAACCTGATGTTATATTAATTGATTCTCGCACTGGAATTAATCAATGGGGTGCTTTATCTTTAATTCAAGCTGCTGATAAAGCAATTATATTTCTTTTCCCTAATGAACAAAATAAACAAGGTATAAAATTACTATTAAATTCACTAAATACCTTAGAAAATCTATCCATCAACTTTGTATTCTCTGCTGTTCCGGACGTTACAAAACTTGATAAAGTAAATGAAATTTATCAATCGTTTGTAAATGAAATAAAAATAGCCATAGATGAAGAATCTGAAATAGAAGATAATGAACAAACAGAAATATTAGAACTTTTAGTAATTCCCTATCTTCAACCTATTGCTTTAGCTGATAATTACCCTGTCAGGGCTTTATTAGATTACTATAATAAAATTGTCAATTTGATTGATGAAGAAACCGACGAAATTGAAAGAACAAATATTTTAACCAATTCAGAAACACGCTGGAAAATTATTGAAAGTTTACACTTTCCTGAAGTAAATGCTGCGGATCAAAGACAGGATTTAAGCTTACTATTTCAGCGTACAAATGATTTTGATAAATTTTTGGATAATGCAACTTGTTTAATTAGAGGCAGAAAAGGAACAGGTAAAACTGCATTATACTGGCTATTTCTTAAACATGAAAATTTTGCTAAAAAACTAGCTCGTGGTAGATTAGATAACACTATATTTATATCAGCACATGGTAGATTTAAAGAAAGTCGTCCATCTCGTGATGACTTTCAGATTATTCATCAGCGTTTACAGGAAAATAGTGGCACTTGGGAAGCATTTTGGCGAGCTTATTTATTACTCAGATGTTATCAAGAAAATTTATTTACCTTCCCTAAAGGAAAGAAAGGCGAAAAATTTACTCCTATCAAATCACTTTTTAATAATCTACATCCAGAACTATGGCAAGCTGAAAATACTAATGCTTTGTTAGAATTATCTACATCTGAACTACGGCTGATAGTTAAAGATGCTATCAACATTATTCTTCATGAAGAATATAAAAATAAATCTCAGAAAATTTGGTTTCTTTATGATGATTTAGATGAAGATTTTTCTGAAGCGGGAGAAGTAAGACAATCTGCATTATCGGGATTATTCCAGTTAGTTCAATCTTGTGATGCTAACAGATTAACAGAAATTAGATTTAAAATTTTCTTGAGAGAGGATATATGGAATCGTTTAATTTTTGATAATAAGAGTCATTTTACTGGACGTGATCTGATTTTACAATGGAATAGGGTTGATTTTTTAAGACTAGCTTTGCGTCAAGTAATACAATCACCTGATTTTAAGAATTTGGTAGATAGGTTTTCTCCTATTGCTGTGGAAAGTATAGATCAAGCTAGTGAAGAAATAATTGATAAAGCCTTAGAATTACTTTGGGGAAGTCGTCGGAGAAAAGGAGACAAAGCTAAATATGTATCTCGATGGGTTCATGCAAGATTAACCGATTCTAGTGGTACTACCTTTCCTCGCAGTTTAAGCATTTTATTAGCAGGTGCAAAAGAGCAAGAATTAAGTTATCAAGGTAAATCATCAATTCAAACACCAACAGATCGTTTATTACGCAGTAAGTCTTTAGAAATTGGATTGCAGAAAGCCTCAAAACAACGATGTGATGAAATTAAAGAAGAATATCCTCATCTTACTCGATTTTTTGATTCTCTCAAACAACAATCAGCTTTTTTAGCTAAAGAAGAATTATCTACTCTATGGGAAAAATCAGCACAAAATATAGCAGAATTTGAAGAATTTGCTTCTTTTTTAAATGAAATTGGTGTGATTGCATGGCGAGAAAGAGAAAAAAGATATAAAGTTGCTGATATCTATGTTTATGGATTTGAAATGATCAAAAAAGGTGCTGTATAG
- the groL gene encoding chaperonin GroEL (60 kDa chaperone family; promotes refolding of misfolded polypeptides especially under stressful conditions; forms two stacked rings of heptamers to form a barrel-shaped 14mer; ends can be capped by GroES; misfolded proteins enter the barrel where they are refolded when GroES binds), whose product MAKRIIYNENARRALERGIDILAEAVAVTLGPKGRNVVLEKKFGAPQIVNDGVTIAKEIELEDHIENTGVSLIRQAASKTNDAAGDGTTTATVLAHAIVKEGLRNVAAGANAILLKRGIDKATAFLVEKIAEHARQVEDSKAIAQVGAISAGNDDEVGSMIAQAMDKVGKEGVISLEEGKSMTTELEITEGMRFDKGYISPYFATDAERMEAIFDDPYILLTDKKIALVQDLVPVLEQVARQGKPLVIIAEDIEKEALATLVVNRLRGVLNVAAVKAPGFGDRRKAMLEDIAVLTGGQVITEDAGLKLESTKLDGLGKARRITITKDSTTIVAEGNEAGVKARCEQIRRQMEETESSYDKEKLQERLAKLSGGVAVIKVGAATETEMKDKKLRLEDAINATKAAVEEGIVPGGGTTLAHLAPQLETWANNNLANEELTGALIVARALPAPLKRIAENAGQNGAVIAERVKEKDFNIGFNAASNEFVDMLEAGIVDPAKVTRSALQNAASIAGMVLTTECIVVDKPEPKDAAPAAGAGMGGGDFDY is encoded by the coding sequence ATGGCAAAGCGCATTATTTACAACGAAAACGCCCGTCGCGCCCTTGAGCGTGGTATTGATATTCTGGCTGAAGCTGTTGCTGTCACCCTTGGTCCCAAAGGTCGTAACGTAGTTTTAGAGAAGAAATTTGGCGCTCCTCAAATCGTCAATGATGGTGTTACCATCGCTAAAGAAATCGAATTAGAAGACCATATTGAAAATACTGGCGTGTCTTTGATTCGCCAAGCTGCTTCCAAAACTAATGATGCTGCTGGTGATGGTACAACCACAGCTACCGTTTTGGCTCATGCAATTGTTAAAGAAGGTTTACGGAACGTAGCTGCTGGCGCTAATGCGATTCTGTTGAAGCGCGGTATTGATAAAGCTACTGCTTTCCTAGTAGAAAAAATTGCTGAACACGCTCGTCAAGTTGAAGATTCTAAGGCGATCGCTCAAGTTGGTGCTATCTCTGCTGGTAACGATGATGAAGTCGGCAGCATGATCGCCCAAGCTATGGATAAGGTGGGTAAAGAAGGTGTAATTTCCTTGGAAGAAGGAAAGTCCATGACCACCGAATTGGAAATTACCGAAGGTATGCGTTTTGATAAGGGTTATATTTCCCCTTACTTCGCTACCGATGCAGAACGGATGGAAGCGATTTTTGATGATCCTTACATTCTGCTCACCGACAAGAAAATTGCTTTGGTACAAGATTTAGTACCTGTACTTGAGCAAGTTGCACGTCAAGGTAAACCCTTGGTTATTATCGCTGAAGATATCGAAAAAGAAGCTTTAGCAACCTTGGTTGTTAACCGTTTACGCGGTGTACTCAACGTAGCTGCTGTAAAAGCTCCTGGTTTTGGCGATCGCCGCAAAGCGATGTTAGAAGATATCGCAGTTCTCACCGGTGGTCAAGTTATCACTGAAGATGCTGGTCTGAAGTTAGAAAGCACCAAGCTAGATGGTTTAGGTAAAGCTCGCCGCATCACCATCACCAAAGACAGCACCACCATTGTGGCTGAAGGTAACGAAGCTGGTGTTAAAGCTCGTTGTGAACAAATCCGCCGTCAGATGGAAGAAACCGAATCTTCCTATGACAAGGAGAAACTGCAAGAGCGTTTGGCTAAATTGTCCGGTGGTGTAGCTGTGATCAAAGTTGGTGCAGCAACCGAAACCGAAATGAAAGATAAGAAGCTGCGCTTGGAAGACGCTATCAACGCTACCAAAGCTGCTGTAGAAGAAGGCATTGTTCCCGGTGGTGGTACAACCTTAGCTCACCTCGCTCCTCAGTTGGAAACCTGGGCTAACAACAACTTGGCTAATGAAGAGTTGACTGGTGCTTTAATCGTTGCTCGTGCTTTACCTGCTCCATTAAAGAGAATTGCAGAAAACGCTGGTCAAAATGGCGCTGTCATTGCTGAAAGAGTGAAAGAGAAAGACTTCAATATTGGTTTCAACGCTGCCAGCAACGAGTTTGTTGATATGTTGGAAGCTGGTATTGTTGACCCTGCTAAGGTAACTCGTTCTGCACTGCAAAACGCTGCTTCTATCGCAGGTATGGTGTTGACAACTGAGTGTATTGTTGTTGATAAGCCTGAACCTAAAGATGCTGCTCCTGCTGCTGGTGCTGGTATGGGTGGCGGAGATTTCGATTACTAA
- the groES gene encoding co-chaperone GroES, giving the protein MAAVSLSVSTVKPLGDRVFVKVTAAEEKTAGGLYLPDTAKEKPQVGEVVALGPGKRNDDGSRQELEIKVGDKVLYSKYAGTDVKLGTDEYVLLSEKDILAVVS; this is encoded by the coding sequence ATGGCAGCTGTATCTCTAAGCGTATCCACAGTTAAACCTTTAGGCGATCGCGTTTTTGTGAAAGTGACCGCCGCTGAAGAAAAGACCGCAGGTGGTTTGTATTTGCCCGACACCGCTAAGGAAAAACCCCAAGTTGGTGAAGTAGTAGCCCTTGGACCTGGCAAGCGGAATGATGACGGTAGCCGTCAAGAATTGGAAATTAAAGTCGGTGATAAAGTGCTGTACTCCAAGTACGCTGGCACTGACGTTAAGCTCGGCACTGACGAATATGTATTGCTTTCTGAGAAAGACATTCTAGCAGTAGTCAGCTAA
- a CDS encoding response regulator transcription factor translates to MKESSMKDHKRLLLIDDDPNLILLVKDYLEFRGYEVITAENGQEALEILEHEVPDMIICDVMMPEMDGYTFVEQVRQTERTSWIPVLFLSAKGQSADRVKGLNKGADVYMVKPFEPEELVAQVESSLKQTIRWKEHQTKGGENGSRIQVPFDVQLTPTELKVVQFVARGLANREIAEELNVSQRTVESHVSNMLGKTNLHNRTELARWAIENQMA, encoded by the coding sequence ATGAAAGAGTCCAGCATGAAAGATCACAAACGACTTCTATTAATTGATGATGACCCTAACCTCATCTTGCTGGTGAAGGATTACTTAGAATTCCGGGGCTACGAAGTCATCACGGCGGAAAATGGACAGGAAGCTCTGGAAATATTAGAACATGAAGTTCCAGACATGATCATCTGTGACGTGATGATGCCGGAAATGGACGGGTACACTTTTGTCGAACAAGTCCGGCAAACTGAACGCACTAGCTGGATACCTGTTCTCTTCCTGTCCGCTAAGGGGCAAAGTGCAGACCGAGTTAAAGGTCTGAATAAAGGTGCTGACGTATATATGGTCAAGCCTTTTGAACCAGAAGAACTCGTAGCACAAGTAGAATCTTCACTCAAGCAAACTATCCGTTGGAAAGAACATCAAACTAAGGGAGGGGAAAACGGTTCCCGTATCCAAGTTCCCTTTGATGTCCAGTTAACTCCCACAGAACTGAAAGTGGTTCAGTTTGTGGCTAGGGGTTTAGCTAACCGGGAAATCGCTGAAGAACTAAATGTTAGTCAGCGTACTGTTGAAAGCCATGTTTCCAATATGTTGGGTAAAACCAATCTCCACAACCGTACTGAGTTAGCACGGTGGGCGATTGAAAATCAAATGGCTTAA
- a CDS encoding XisI protein, whose translation MERINYSQIIQDILSNHSRNDIANGTEIQLLFDTQRHHYQVLNIGWKQQIRTYGVIIHVDIKDDKIWIQRDGTEVGVANELTAAGVPKEDIVLGFHAPYKRQFTGFAVG comes from the coding sequence ATGGAAAGAATAAATTACTCGCAAATTATTCAAGATATTTTAAGCAATCATTCCAGAAATGATATCGCTAATGGTACAGAAATTCAATTGCTTTTTGATACCCAACGTCATCATTATCAAGTATTAAATATTGGTTGGAAACAACAAATTAGAACTTATGGGGTGATCATTCATGTTGATATTAAAGATGATAAAATCTGGATACAAAGAGATGGTACAGAAGTTGGTGTTGCTAATGAATTAACGGCTGCTGGTGTCCCTAAAGAAGATATTGTTTTAGGATTTCATGCTCCTTATAAACGGCAATTTACAGGTTTTGCAGTGGGATAA